Proteins encoded together in one Micromonospora auratinigra window:
- the brxC gene encoding BREX system P-loop protein BrxC, with protein sequence MQLSEIFAKDIQRPIEGVIKADDVAHLSTEVDEYVLTNEAAKSLEILLEEYTSYTNANGVWISGFFGSGKSHMLKMLAHLLGDVEGQDYPRPNVSESFRAKTPDAFLPGLLNKADRIPAKSLLFNIDQKATLISKDQTDALLKVFVKVFDESRGYYGNQGHVARFERDLDNRGQYDAFKEAFERIAGIPWTQGREQSALEGPSIDRAFAAVNGATADGIIKQYSASYSVSIEDFADEVKAWLDKQSDPNFRLNFFVDEVGQFIGSDTKLMLNLQTIAESLNTKCAGRSWVFVTSQEDMEKVIGDRTKQQGNDFSKIQARFKTRLKLTSADVEEVIRKRLLEKNDAGVAALSKIYSDQHANFKTLFDFVDGAKTYRNYTDEAHFVGTYPFVSYQFPLFQAAIEGISEHNVFEGRNSSVGERSMLGVVQQVAKDIGNVDVGQLATFDSMFAGIRASLKSAAQRSIDVAERNLDNQLAVRLLKALFLVKYVESFQATPRNLTVLVYDRFGLDLPALSEEVKEALTLLESQTYIRRNGNAYEYLTNEEQVIEEEIKNVDVDASEVSGRLVKILSGDVIKTNKIRYAKNGQDFPFGFKLDDQAHGAQREVAVHFISPEYPYSPEEIRMHSAGKDELRVILDPDARVLSDLRLLIKTEKYIKRKQGTSISVIEDQILRSKGAQNIDREKELIQRVRGSVGKATLVINAADITSSSQDALIRVTDGFQDLISRTYTQLKLLGGVTFSEQQIASAANPGSGLFEAGTLTKLPAEEVLSFVLRKEALGEQVTVKTVVDSFTAKPYGWDLASIEVLIAYLIGASKATLTVDGNVLKRSEVATALRNTQKHAHAVVSPQKTFDERKVSAFRKFCTDFFDEANAPKDPLELARHGADKLRGKRDELKATTTGSKYPFVSQLSAPIELLDQVVGKPDDWYLADFNLGDDLLDAKESTIDPIQAFLSGGQKLIYDEAADLLTTHSSNLGYLPSDSDVTVRTALDDPNAFRGNKMAQLKQATDRLRAQIDEIIASNRTDVIEAIEGRRAEIEASAFYAKAIPDAQESVLRRVDQTISRVRTQNQVALIRETGSSFEETVYPALLDQLAASQQGDGDADGGTPPPKQTVSVKTISATGVSGVLETEEDVDHYLDALRTALVQTLNDGKRISL encoded by the coding sequence ATGCAGCTCAGCGAGATCTTCGCCAAGGACATCCAGCGTCCGATCGAAGGCGTCATCAAGGCTGATGACGTCGCGCACCTGAGCACCGAGGTCGACGAGTACGTCTTAACCAACGAGGCTGCGAAGAGCCTGGAGATCCTCCTCGAGGAGTACACCTCCTACACCAACGCCAACGGCGTGTGGATCTCCGGCTTCTTCGGCTCCGGTAAGTCGCACATGCTCAAGATGCTCGCCCACCTGCTGGGGGACGTCGAAGGCCAGGACTACCCGCGCCCGAACGTTTCTGAAAGCTTCCGGGCCAAGACGCCGGATGCCTTCCTGCCCGGCTTACTCAACAAGGCCGACCGCATTCCGGCCAAGAGCCTGCTGTTCAATATCGACCAGAAGGCCACCCTGATCAGCAAGGACCAGACCGACGCCCTGCTGAAGGTGTTCGTCAAGGTCTTCGACGAGAGCCGCGGCTACTACGGCAACCAGGGACACGTCGCCCGCTTCGAGCGCGACCTGGACAACCGCGGACAGTACGACGCGTTCAAGGAGGCGTTCGAGCGCATCGCAGGCATCCCCTGGACGCAGGGCCGCGAGCAGAGCGCGTTGGAAGGCCCGAGCATCGACCGGGCCTTCGCCGCGGTAAACGGTGCGACGGCCGACGGCATCATCAAGCAGTACAGCGCCTCGTACTCGGTCTCGATCGAGGACTTCGCCGACGAGGTCAAGGCCTGGCTCGACAAGCAGAGCGACCCGAACTTCCGCCTCAACTTTTTCGTCGACGAGGTCGGCCAGTTCATCGGCTCCGACACCAAGCTGATGCTCAACCTGCAGACCATCGCGGAGTCGCTCAACACTAAGTGCGCCGGCCGCTCGTGGGTGTTCGTGACCTCTCAGGAGGACATGGAGAAGGTCATCGGCGACCGCACCAAGCAGCAGGGCAACGACTTCTCCAAGATCCAAGCCCGGTTCAAGACCCGCCTGAAGCTCACCAGCGCCGACGTCGAGGAAGTCATCCGAAAGCGTCTGCTGGAGAAGAACGACGCGGGTGTGGCTGCGCTGAGCAAGATCTATTCAGACCAGCACGCCAACTTCAAGACGCTCTTTGACTTCGTCGACGGGGCCAAGACCTACCGCAACTACACCGACGAGGCGCACTTCGTCGGGACCTACCCGTTCGTCAGCTACCAGTTCCCGCTGTTCCAGGCCGCGATCGAGGGCATCTCAGAGCACAACGTCTTCGAGGGGCGCAACAGCTCGGTCGGTGAGCGGTCCATGCTCGGCGTCGTCCAGCAGGTCGCCAAGGACATCGGCAACGTCGACGTCGGCCAGCTCGCGACCTTTGACAGCATGTTCGCCGGCATCCGCGCCTCGCTGAAGTCCGCCGCCCAACGTTCGATCGACGTTGCCGAGCGCAACCTCGACAACCAGTTGGCGGTCCGGCTCCTCAAGGCGCTCTTTCTCGTCAAGTACGTCGAGAGCTTTCAGGCGACCCCGCGCAACCTCACGGTGTTGGTGTACGACCGCTTCGGCCTCGACCTTCCCGCCTTGTCCGAGGAGGTGAAGGAAGCGCTGACCCTGCTGGAGTCGCAGACCTACATCCGGCGCAACGGCAACGCGTACGAGTACCTGACCAACGAAGAGCAGGTCATCGAGGAAGAGATCAAGAACGTCGACGTCGACGCCTCCGAGGTCAGCGGCCGACTGGTCAAGATCCTGTCCGGCGATGTCATCAAGACCAACAAGATCCGCTATGCCAAGAACGGACAGGACTTTCCCTTCGGGTTCAAGCTCGACGACCAGGCTCATGGCGCTCAGCGGGAGGTGGCGGTCCACTTCATCTCGCCGGAGTACCCGTACTCTCCTGAAGAGATCCGAATGCACAGCGCGGGCAAGGATGAGCTGCGCGTCATCCTCGACCCGGACGCCCGGGTGCTGTCGGACCTGCGGCTGCTGATCAAGACCGAGAAGTACATCAAGCGCAAGCAGGGCACCTCGATCTCCGTGATCGAGGACCAGATTCTGCGCTCCAAGGGTGCGCAGAACATCGACCGGGAGAAGGAGCTCATTCAGCGGGTGCGCGGCTCGGTCGGCAAGGCCACCCTGGTTATCAACGCCGCGGACATCACCTCAAGCTCCCAGGACGCGCTCATCCGGGTGACCGATGGCTTTCAGGATCTCATCAGCCGCACCTACACTCAGCTCAAGCTGCTCGGCGGCGTCACCTTCAGCGAGCAGCAGATCGCCTCGGCCGCGAACCCCGGCAGCGGCCTGTTCGAAGCCGGCACCTTGACAAAGCTTCCTGCGGAGGAGGTGCTGTCGTTCGTCCTTCGCAAGGAGGCGCTCGGCGAGCAGGTCACGGTCAAGACCGTCGTCGACAGCTTCACGGCCAAGCCCTACGGCTGGGACCTGGCCTCGATCGAGGTTCTGATCGCGTACCTGATTGGCGCGTCCAAGGCCACGTTGACCGTCGATGGCAACGTCCTCAAGCGGTCTGAGGTCGCCACAGCGCTGCGCAACACCCAGAAGCACGCCCACGCTGTGGTGTCGCCGCAGAAGACCTTCGACGAGCGCAAGGTGTCCGCCTTCCGCAAGTTCTGCACTGACTTCTTCGACGAAGCCAACGCGCCCAAGGATCCGCTGGAGCTCGCCCGGCACGGCGCCGACAAGCTGAGGGGCAAGCGCGACGAGCTCAAGGCGACCACGACGGGGTCCAAGTACCCTTTCGTGAGCCAGCTCTCCGCGCCGATCGAGCTGCTCGACCAGGTGGTCGGCAAGCCCGACGACTGGTACCTGGCCGACTTCAACCTTGGCGACGACCTGCTCGACGCCAAGGAGAGCACCATCGATCCGATCCAGGCGTTCCTCAGTGGTGGCCAGAAGCTCATCTACGACGAGGCCGCCGACCTGCTGACCACTCACAGCAGCAACCTTGGCTACCTTCCGTCCGACAGCGACGTCACGGTTCGGACGGCGCTGGACGACCCGAACGCCTTCCGCGGCAACAAAATGGCCCAGCTCAAGCAGGCTACCGACCGGCTGCGCGCCCAGATCGACGAAATCATCGCCAGCAACCGCACCGACGTCATCGAGGCGATCGAGGGACGTAGGGCCGAGATCGAAGCGAGCGCCTTCTACGCCAAGGCGATACCGGACGCCCAGGAGAGCGTGCTGCGCCGGGTCGACCAGACGATCTCCCGTGTCCGTACCCAGAACCAAGTCGCGCTCATCCGCGAGACCGGCTCGAGCTTTGAGGAGACCGTCTACCCGGCTCTGCTCGACCAGCTGGCCGCCTCACAGCAGGGAGACGGCGACGCTGATGGCGGTACGCCGCCGCCGAAGCAGACCGTGTCGGTTAAGACGATCTCGGCCACGGGCGTTTCCGGGGTGCTGGAGACGGAGGAGGACGTCGACCACTACCTCGACGCCCTGCGCACGGCACTCGTCCAGACCCTGAATGACGGAAAGCGAATCTCTCTCTGA
- the pglX gene encoding BREX-1 system adenine-specific DNA-methyltransferase PglX: METGPLKSFAAWARTALIREVTARIAVVLAPASPERVEQPKVVEALEKAVNAAGGGDKGKAAVADRVAYTWFNRIIALRFMDANGYTGICVASPQAGVESGQPEILAGAKRGNIDATVVGTKTRETVTGLLNGTRRSEDPQGEAYALLLADYCRYWNRAMPFMFERKGDFTELLIPANLLADDSVLNRAAKVLTADVCQDVEVIGWLYQFYISERKNEVFAGFKKNRKAGADEIPAATQLFTPHWIVRYLVENSLGRLWLLNRPSSGLVNQMDYYIAPVEEETNFVKITKPEELKVIDPACGSGHMLTYAFDLLYAIYEEEGYGPADIPGLILANNLYGTEIDPRAGALAAFALTMKARAKQRTFFNKQIEPNIRVIDPISFGPDELDFLVTRGGDRHEEIAFWNQFAVANTLGSLIQPDPDVTARLARHLETLDDGGDMLKAEATERAHRVVRQAISLSSGYSVVVANPPYMGSNNMGETLSGWLADNYPLSKADLMTAFMERAAALTARGGYWGMINLPSWMFLTSFEGLRRSLLRAQRFESLLHLGRGVFGSDFGSVAFVAGNLPHVAGHHGVYRRLFEEHVDVRSVEKIRALFLDPNYGSYRADQEDFLEVPGAPIAYWLSEAFLATFESLPALSQIATPKQGLATANDGLFLRYWYEVSDSKLGKGFPNRREAEASRLKWFPFNKGGAFRRWYGNIEHVVNWERDGHEIRTTTGENGRVRARPQNLDYYFQPAVTWSNVSSGAPAFRAVDAGVIFGHVGQSLFGSERARIASLGILNSTVASKALEVLAPTIHYEVGSIAKVPIDLALAESLEPLVERLVEISRRDWNSQETAMEFDGSSWLGCGDGGLLSDVIARGFDDWMALTEEVRAKEIELNHVVAKAYGLDGEVSSAVGIDRVSLTNNPWFRFENFSIPTEARRAYERTTAGDLVSYAVGCMFGRYSLDEPGLVLADQGTTLQDYLVKVPTPTFVPDADNVIPIVDGDWFGDDVVERFRQFLRAAFGEQHFEENLRFVTESLGVKNLRDYFVKSFYKDHIQRYKKRPIYWLFSSPRGSFNALIYMHRYTPSTVSTVLNEYLREFTAKLTSSLQQQERLAAGGGTPRQQAAAQKEADRLRKVLLELEEYEHDVLYPLASRQLSIDLDDGVKVNYPKFGAALKKIPGLEASDE; the protein is encoded by the coding sequence ATGGAAACCGGACCGCTGAAGTCGTTCGCCGCCTGGGCGCGTACGGCGCTCATCCGTGAGGTGACCGCCCGTATCGCCGTTGTGCTGGCCCCTGCCTCGCCCGAGCGGGTGGAGCAGCCTAAGGTCGTCGAAGCCCTGGAAAAGGCCGTCAACGCAGCCGGTGGCGGCGACAAGGGCAAGGCAGCTGTCGCCGACCGGGTCGCCTACACCTGGTTCAACCGTATCATCGCCCTGAGATTCATGGACGCCAATGGCTATACTGGCATCTGCGTCGCCTCCCCGCAGGCCGGCGTCGAAAGCGGTCAGCCAGAAATCCTCGCCGGAGCCAAGCGCGGCAACATCGACGCTACGGTCGTCGGCACCAAGACCCGCGAGACGGTGACGGGTCTGCTCAACGGCACCCGTCGCAGCGAAGACCCTCAGGGCGAAGCCTACGCCCTGCTGCTCGCAGACTATTGCCGCTACTGGAACCGTGCCATGCCGTTCATGTTTGAGCGGAAGGGTGATTTCACCGAGCTGCTCATCCCCGCCAACCTGCTGGCGGACGACTCGGTACTCAACCGGGCTGCCAAGGTCCTGACAGCCGACGTCTGCCAGGACGTCGAGGTCATCGGCTGGCTATACCAGTTCTACATCTCGGAGCGGAAGAACGAGGTCTTCGCCGGGTTCAAGAAGAATAGGAAGGCCGGCGCTGACGAGATCCCCGCCGCCACCCAGCTCTTCACGCCGCATTGGATCGTCCGCTATCTCGTCGAGAACTCACTCGGCCGACTCTGGTTGCTCAACCGGCCGTCCTCCGGTTTGGTGAACCAGATGGACTACTACATCGCCCCGGTCGAGGAGGAGACCAACTTCGTCAAGATCACCAAGCCCGAAGAGCTGAAGGTCATCGATCCGGCCTGCGGGTCGGGGCACATGCTCACCTACGCCTTCGATCTCCTCTACGCCATTTACGAGGAGGAGGGGTACGGCCCGGCTGACATCCCCGGGCTGATCCTCGCCAACAACCTGTACGGCACTGAGATCGACCCGCGAGCAGGAGCGCTCGCCGCGTTCGCACTCACGATGAAGGCCCGTGCAAAGCAGCGGACCTTCTTCAACAAACAAATCGAGCCCAACATCCGAGTGATCGACCCGATCTCGTTCGGACCGGATGAGCTCGACTTCTTGGTTACTCGTGGAGGGGACCGTCACGAGGAGATCGCCTTCTGGAACCAGTTCGCCGTGGCAAACACCTTGGGCTCACTCATTCAGCCCGATCCCGACGTCACGGCTCGACTGGCGCGTCACCTGGAGACGCTCGACGACGGTGGCGACATGCTCAAAGCCGAGGCAACCGAGCGGGCGCATAGAGTGGTCAGGCAGGCTATTTCTCTCAGTTCCGGCTACTCCGTGGTGGTCGCAAACCCGCCGTACATGGGATCGAACAACATGGGCGAGACCTTGTCGGGGTGGCTGGCTGACAACTATCCGCTGAGCAAGGCCGACCTGATGACCGCGTTCATGGAACGGGCCGCGGCGTTAACCGCGCGAGGCGGTTATTGGGGAATGATCAATCTGCCTTCCTGGATGTTCTTGACCTCGTTTGAAGGTCTGAGGCGTTCTCTGCTTCGAGCGCAGCGCTTTGAGTCGCTCTTGCACCTTGGGCGTGGGGTCTTCGGCTCCGACTTCGGATCAGTGGCCTTCGTCGCGGGCAATTTACCGCATGTGGCCGGTCATCACGGCGTTTATCGCCGACTCTTCGAGGAGCATGTTGACGTTCGATCGGTTGAAAAAATTCGGGCCCTGTTCTTGGACCCGAACTACGGCTCCTACCGGGCCGACCAGGAGGACTTCCTTGAGGTGCCGGGTGCTCCAATCGCCTACTGGTTGAGTGAAGCCTTTCTCGCAACGTTTGAGAGCCTGCCAGCGCTGTCCCAAATTGCCACGCCGAAGCAGGGGCTTGCCACCGCTAACGATGGCCTGTTCCTCAGGTATTGGTATGAGGTGAGCGACAGCAAGCTCGGCAAAGGGTTTCCGAACCGGCGTGAGGCGGAGGCATCCCGCCTCAAGTGGTTCCCATTCAATAAGGGCGGAGCCTTCCGGCGTTGGTACGGCAATATCGAGCATGTCGTCAACTGGGAGCGCGACGGACACGAGATCCGCACTACGACGGGTGAGAATGGCCGAGTCCGAGCACGCCCGCAGAATCTGGACTACTACTTCCAACCTGCGGTCACATGGTCGAATGTGAGCTCGGGCGCGCCAGCGTTTCGAGCCGTAGACGCCGGCGTGATCTTCGGGCACGTAGGGCAGAGCTTGTTTGGTAGTGAACGGGCTCGGATCGCCTCTCTGGGAATTCTGAACTCGACAGTCGCATCCAAGGCGTTGGAGGTGCTGGCTCCAACGATCCATTACGAGGTCGGCTCTATCGCCAAGGTTCCGATCGACCTCGCGTTGGCGGAGTCACTTGAGCCGTTGGTCGAGAGGCTTGTCGAGATCTCCCGACGGGACTGGAATTCCCAAGAGACTGCGATGGAGTTTGACGGTTCGAGTTGGCTCGGCTGTGGGGACGGAGGGTTACTAAGTGACGTTATCGCCCGTGGATTCGACGACTGGATGGCACTGACTGAGGAGGTTCGAGCGAAGGAGATCGAACTCAACCATGTTGTCGCGAAGGCGTATGGCCTTGATGGAGAGGTTTCGTCTGCTGTCGGGATCGACCGTGTCTCACTAACAAACAACCCGTGGTTTCGCTTCGAGAATTTCAGCATCCCCACCGAGGCGCGCCGCGCATATGAGAGGACGACAGCTGGCGACCTTGTGTCCTATGCCGTCGGCTGTATGTTCGGGCGCTACAGTCTTGACGAGCCGGGGCTGGTCCTCGCGGACCAAGGCACGACGTTGCAGGACTACCTCGTGAAGGTGCCGACGCCGACCTTCGTGCCGGACGCCGACAACGTTATCCCGATCGTCGATGGCGACTGGTTCGGGGACGACGTCGTGGAACGCTTCCGCCAGTTCCTCCGCGCTGCCTTCGGCGAGCAACACTTTGAGGAGAACCTGCGGTTCGTCACCGAATCGCTCGGTGTGAAGAACCTGCGGGACTACTTCGTGAAGTCCTTCTATAAGGATCACATCCAGCGGTACAAGAAACGCCCGATCTACTGGCTCTTCTCCAGCCCCAGGGGCTCGTTCAACGCGCTCATCTACATGCACCGCTACACGCCCTCCACGGTCTCGACGGTGCTCAACGAGTACCTGCGCGAGTTCACGGCCAAGTTGACCTCCAGCCTCCAGCAGCAGGAGCGCCTCGCCGCTGGTGGCGGGACGCCGCGTCAGCAGGCGGCCGCCCAGAAGGAGGCTGACCGGCTCCGCAAGGTGCTGCTGGAGCTCGAGGAGTACGAGCACGACGTTCTGTACCCGCTGGCCTCTCGGCAGCTCTCGATCGACCTGGACGACGGTGTGAAGGTGAACTACCCGAAGTTCGGCGCCGCGTTGAAGAAGATCCCCGGCCTTGAGGCAAGCGATGAGTGA
- a CDS encoding DUF1819 family protein, producing MSEAATTKRYKLSFTSGALLMREAVIAAPLYLRERDWSKVRALIEGDNLLQARTVASGQRFAREVVQRLAVLADDEIELLIEASATERGYLLWAAACRRYDLIGEFAEEVVRERFLLLTSTLTYEDFDSFVRTKALWHEELAQIKDSTLQRLRSNVFKMLQEAELLSEARFITPAVLSERVAAVLRARTPSDLRFFPTQQTEGLGGAL from the coding sequence GTGAGTGAGGCCGCCACTACTAAGCGCTACAAGCTGTCCTTCACTAGCGGTGCTCTCCTCATGCGAGAGGCGGTGATCGCCGCACCGCTGTATCTGCGTGAACGTGACTGGTCCAAGGTGCGCGCGTTGATCGAGGGCGACAACCTCCTGCAAGCCCGCACGGTTGCGTCGGGGCAGCGCTTCGCACGCGAGGTTGTGCAGCGACTTGCCGTACTCGCCGATGACGAGATCGAGCTGCTCATCGAGGCGTCGGCCACCGAACGTGGATACCTGCTGTGGGCGGCTGCCTGCCGTCGCTACGACCTGATCGGCGAGTTCGCCGAGGAGGTCGTGCGCGAGCGGTTCCTCCTGTTGACCTCGACGCTCACGTACGAGGACTTCGACAGCTTTGTCCGGACTAAGGCGCTGTGGCACGAGGAGCTTGCCCAGATCAAGGACTCGACGCTGCAGAGGCTGAGGTCAAACGTGTTCAAGATGCTGCAGGAGGCCGAGTTGCTGTCGGAGGCGCGCTTCATCACGCCTGCCGTGTTGTCCGAGCGGGTTGCCGCCGTGCTCAGGGCTCGCACACCGAGCGATTTGCGGTTCTTCCCGACCCAGCAGACCGAAGGGCTGGGGGGCGCGCTGTGA
- a CDS encoding helix-turn-helix domain-containing protein, whose translation MAEPWLSADDIAAHLGVTKDTVYAWIAEKGMPAHKLGRLWKFQASDVDEWVRGGGAASSGADTRPD comes from the coding sequence TTGGCTGAGCCCTGGCTGTCCGCCGACGACATCGCTGCCCACCTTGGCGTCACGAAAGACACGGTCTACGCGTGGATCGCCGAGAAGGGCATGCCAGCCCACAAGCTCGGCCGGCTTTGGAAGTTTCAAGCTAGCGACGTCGATGAGTGGGTGCGCGGCGGTGGCGCCGCCTCGTCGGGTGCCGATACGCGACCGGACTGA
- the pglZ gene encoding BREX-1 system phosphatase PglZ type A → MSDVATVRPHLERWFETRRVVFWHDPDGQYAVDLDGLALPGVQTIRVANEEFGIKNRLLHDEPTSKFLVYRSGQVPTGIGNWLLDLELAYGVFTADRTALVAQDLGLTGMGIDEVVETHEKFFNATKRVQSLKVLLSPEDDSTDLRAKMTAVLLGLKDSHSLLEITRTLLTENARGLRAKYDALVDFGLDGFYWRGVASIYGYESASPGIDDLVLWIFRKAIGGFKSDRPGGLQNIQLDFASLRNDRRSEEALATLAKRAARDLDYASMIEDASFRDLVAVDLFEETDQKIISDLSRAVAEQIVTPREVAEVVRARQSSVWIDGYRQLYTAVVSASELLGELSSLDLGMQSFDDGLEHYRRKWFRIDQLYRQFVYAARTAEYPKPLEALREQVEKRYTNKFVYELGNAWQQQVDQVDRWRSTALRSQTGFYAGYVEPLVRDGDKKAVVIISDALRYEVADELGSRIRQEDRFDATLDAVLGVLPSYTQLGMAALLPHSTLKHSADAKTVLADGQPTNGTVFRGKILESIGGAAIQAEDFKALNADERREVYKANRVLYVYHDRIDATGDKPGTERQVFEAVEDTLRDLVDLVKKLASANATNIFITADHGFLFQDEALAGTFFLSTQPQGDDIKAVNRRYVLGRGLKVDNAFATFDAAQLGLQSDLEVQIPKSIHRLRLAGGGSRFVHGGATLQEIVVPVLAINKKRKSDTRLVNVEVWPESDKITTGQVVVRLFQSEPVTDKVQPRTLRAGLYVGETLISSLAHLTFDQISADKRDRYQSARMLLSQDANGYNNRAVEFRLEERIPNTNQWRVYAKAIYILKRSFASDFDF, encoded by the coding sequence ATGAGTGACGTTGCCACAGTCCGCCCACACCTGGAGCGGTGGTTCGAGACCCGCCGGGTCGTCTTCTGGCACGACCCGGACGGCCAGTACGCCGTCGACCTGGACGGTCTCGCGCTGCCGGGTGTCCAGACGATCCGGGTCGCCAACGAGGAGTTCGGTATCAAGAACCGGCTCCTGCACGACGAGCCGACGAGCAAGTTCCTCGTGTACCGCTCCGGTCAGGTGCCGACGGGCATCGGGAACTGGCTGCTTGATCTCGAGCTTGCCTACGGAGTCTTCACGGCCGATCGCACCGCCCTCGTTGCGCAGGATCTCGGCCTCACTGGCATGGGCATCGACGAGGTCGTCGAGACACACGAGAAGTTCTTCAACGCGACCAAACGCGTCCAGAGCCTCAAGGTTCTGCTGAGTCCGGAGGACGATTCCACCGACCTGCGCGCCAAGATGACCGCGGTGCTGCTTGGTCTCAAGGACTCCCACAGCCTGCTGGAGATCACCCGCACGCTGCTCACGGAGAACGCTCGAGGGCTCCGCGCGAAGTACGACGCGCTCGTCGATTTCGGCCTCGACGGATTCTACTGGCGCGGCGTCGCCAGTATCTACGGCTACGAGTCGGCCTCGCCGGGCATCGACGATCTGGTGCTGTGGATCTTCCGCAAGGCCATCGGCGGGTTCAAGTCTGACCGGCCGGGTGGCCTGCAAAACATCCAGCTCGACTTCGCAAGCCTGCGCAACGACCGGCGCAGCGAGGAGGCGCTCGCCACGCTCGCCAAGCGCGCGGCACGTGACCTCGATTACGCCTCGATGATCGAGGATGCGAGCTTCCGTGATCTGGTGGCAGTCGACCTGTTCGAGGAGACGGACCAGAAGATCATCAGCGACCTGTCGCGTGCCGTGGCCGAGCAGATCGTCACCCCGCGCGAGGTCGCCGAGGTCGTGCGGGCGCGGCAGAGCAGCGTGTGGATCGACGGTTACCGGCAGCTTTACACGGCGGTCGTCAGCGCCTCCGAACTGCTGGGCGAGCTTTCCTCGCTGGATCTTGGGATGCAATCGTTCGACGACGGGCTGGAGCACTACCGCCGGAAGTGGTTCCGCATCGACCAGCTGTACCGGCAGTTCGTCTATGCGGCACGTACGGCCGAGTACCCGAAGCCGCTCGAAGCACTGCGCGAGCAGGTCGAGAAGCGTTACACCAACAAGTTCGTCTACGAACTGGGCAATGCCTGGCAGCAGCAGGTGGATCAGGTCGACAGGTGGCGCTCGACCGCACTTCGCTCGCAGACGGGCTTCTACGCCGGCTACGTGGAGCCACTCGTGCGCGACGGCGACAAGAAGGCCGTCGTCATCATCTCCGACGCGCTCCGGTACGAGGTGGCCGATGAACTCGGCTCACGCATCCGGCAGGAGGACCGCTTCGACGCCACACTCGACGCCGTCCTCGGAGTGTTGCCGAGCTACACCCAGCTCGGGATGGCGGCGCTTCTGCCGCACTCGACGCTCAAGCACTCCGCCGATGCCAAGACCGTGCTCGCTGACGGCCAGCCGACGAACGGCACCGTCTTCCGCGGAAAGATCCTCGAGAGCATCGGCGGCGCAGCTATCCAGGCCGAGGACTTCAAGGCCCTGAACGCCGACGAGCGGCGCGAGGTTTACAAGGCCAACCGAGTCTTGTACGTCTACCACGACCGAATTGACGCCACCGGCGACAAGCCCGGCACCGAACGGCAGGTGTTCGAGGCCGTCGAGGACACGCTGCGTGACCTCGTCGACCTCGTGAAAAAGCTGGCCAGCGCTAACGCCACAAACATCTTCATCACGGCTGACCACGGTTTTCTCTTCCAGGACGAGGCTCTTGCCGGCACGTTTTTTCTGTCCACCCAGCCGCAAGGCGACGACATCAAAGCCGTCAACCGACGGTACGTGCTGGGGCGCGGCCTCAAGGTCGACAACGCCTTCGCGACCTTCGATGCCGCCCAGCTCGGGCTCCAGAGCGACCTCGAGGTGCAGATCCCCAAGTCGATCCACCGACTCCGCCTCGCTGGCGGGGGATCACGGTTCGTCCACGGTGGGGCGACGCTCCAGGAGATCGTCGTCCCCGTGCTGGCCATCAACAAGAAGCGCAAGAGCGACACCAGACTGGTCAACGTCGAGGTGTGGCCTGAGTCCGACAAGATCACGACGGGGCAGGTCGTCGTCCGACTGTTTCAGTCCGAGCCGGTCACCGACAAGGTCCAGCCACGTACGCTCCGGGCCGGGCTCTACGTCGGCGAGACCCTGATCTCGAGTCTCGCCCACCTAACCTTCGACCAGATCTCGGCCGACAAGCGAGACCGGTACCAGAGCGCACGGATGCTGCTCAGTCAGGACGCCAACGGCTACAACAACCGTGCCGTCGAGTTCCGCCTGGAGGAGCGCATCCCCAACACCAACCAGTGGCGCGTCTACGCGAAGGCGATCTACATCCTGAAGCGTTCGTTCGCATCGGACTTCGACTTCTAA
- a CDS encoding DUF1788 domain-containing protein — MIPKTLPEQEEHLFAVLSGRRFLQMEGLSNEVPFFIYPYPPEDALAVATAKKRIKNRLSNAGVAVFEINLYDLSVELLKERGVWGRVLAIEPDQDKADFREMLQGMLDPQLHIAPAIRDRLAQVDFDIFFLTGIGEVFPFIRSHNVLNNLQSVVKGKPMLMFFPGRYEQSDTLGSSLVLFGRLKDDQYYRAKNILEQEA, encoded by the coding sequence GTGATCCCGAAGACTCTCCCTGAGCAGGAGGAGCACCTGTTCGCGGTGCTCAGCGGCCGACGCTTCCTGCAGATGGAGGGCCTGAGCAACGAGGTTCCGTTCTTCATCTACCCGTATCCGCCCGAGGATGCGCTCGCCGTAGCGACGGCCAAGAAGCGGATCAAGAACCGGCTGTCCAACGCTGGCGTCGCCGTCTTCGAGATCAACCTCTACGACCTGTCGGTCGAGCTGCTCAAGGAGCGGGGTGTCTGGGGCCGGGTCCTGGCCATCGAGCCGGATCAGGACAAAGCTGACTTTCGCGAGATGCTCCAGGGGATGCTCGATCCGCAGCTGCATATCGCCCCGGCGATCCGTGACCGGCTTGCGCAGGTCGACTTCGACATCTTCTTCCTGACCGGGATCGGCGAGGTCTTCCCGTTCATCCGTTCGCACAACGTGCTGAACAACCTGCAGTCGGTGGTCAAGGGCAAGCCGATGCTCATGTTCTTCCCGGGCCGTTATGAGCAGTCCGACACGTTGGGCTCATCGCTCGTGTTGTTCGGCCGGCTCAAGGACGACCAGTACTACCGAGCCAAGAACATCCTGGAACAGGAGGCGTGA